A single Chloroflexi bacterium ADurb.Bin180 DNA region contains:
- a CDS encoding Di-glucose binding within endoplasmic reticulum translates to MKRWSVTLAPVLLLALTLMGWLAIAAVAEGKSGVAPAPRLAGSSASATPVTLTLTFQQGVSPTAGYTGTRDTYISLFAPTTNYGFQPELRMSYDLRYRILLRFDLAQHLPRNATVVSARLELQVYYREQPATTTDVGLYELLKPWTEGGATWLNASASTPWQVAGCEGEQDRAGDYIAVSRLRNVGVWQTWENALLRDLVQRWAAEPDSNLGMILLGLSTTRQQWLIASSQAEASSRPRLIVSYYVPEPTATPTASATPTRTPTLTATPSRTYTPSPTAIVTTAVVSGLAWRDDDANRTRDPGEPPAAPAPLAGVTIILKDANHQELARQVTGLDGTYAFTNLPGDSYVLTREDLTGYTLSYPVAGSYAFYLLGGQHLSGMDFGFVPWPTATPTATPTSTDTPTPTNTATHTPTETATPTSTATPSPTATNTATPTHSPTATVTKTSVPTSTPTATPTFTLTPTPRGTPAGSLWDPIPVVCEGRYSGTTVGRPAVIQDYGLCGAGLLGPEIIFEFKATYNLDRLNISLASEEDLAAFVLSGASPLTCLYAGGSVVIPGIAADTRLLIAVDGSEAGSYSLALQCQPPPVTTPTATRTPTPTSTVSPSPTSTPTATPTRTVEPGTARPVYLPLAFRPRLEYLVDCGSDVAYTDGAAQTWKADQAYHAGGWGYVGDTAAFAVSRSIDNTTDPTLYQTQRWSEGAFGYQFDVPNGTYEVELHFAELYRRSANARKFDVILEGQTVLVDLDVFASAGGAFRALVRTFTVTVADGQLNVDLSRGSADNPMLNALKVAKQ, encoded by the coding sequence ATGAAGAGATGGTCAGTGACTCTGGCGCCCGTACTGCTGTTGGCGCTCACGCTTATGGGCTGGCTGGCTATCGCCGCAGTAGCCGAGGGCAAGTCGGGCGTGGCTCCTGCACCGCGTCTGGCCGGTTCCTCAGCCAGTGCAACGCCGGTGACTCTCACCCTCACCTTCCAGCAAGGCGTCTCGCCAACCGCCGGCTATACCGGCACCCGCGACACTTATATCAGCCTCTTCGCGCCCACTACCAACTATGGCTTTCAGCCCGAGCTGCGGATGTCGTACGACCTGCGCTACCGAATACTGCTGCGCTTTGACCTGGCGCAGCACCTGCCACGCAATGCCACGGTGGTGTCAGCGCGACTGGAACTCCAGGTCTACTACCGCGAACAGCCCGCTACGACCACTGACGTCGGGCTGTATGAGCTGCTCAAGCCTTGGACGGAGGGGGGAGCCACCTGGCTCAACGCCTCAGCGAGCACGCCCTGGCAGGTTGCCGGATGTGAAGGAGAGCAAGACCGAGCGGGTGACTATATCGCCGTGAGTCGCCTGCGCAACGTGGGCGTCTGGCAGACCTGGGAGAACGCCTTGCTGCGCGATCTGGTGCAGAGATGGGCGGCCGAGCCCGACTCGAACCTTGGGATGATCTTGCTCGGCCTTTCGACAACCAGGCAACAGTGGTTGATCGCCTCATCTCAAGCCGAAGCCTCTTCACGGCCGCGGCTCATCGTGTCGTACTATGTTCCCGAGCCAACTGCTACGCCCACGGCGAGTGCCACCCCGACGCGCACACCCACCTTGACTGCAACGCCCAGCCGCACTTACACACCCTCCCCCACGGCCATTGTCACCACGGCCGTGGTCTCCGGCCTGGCCTGGCGGGACGACGACGCCAACCGCACTCGTGACCCCGGTGAGCCACCAGCGGCACCAGCGCCACTGGCAGGGGTAACCATCATCTTAAAGGATGCCAACCACCAGGAGCTGGCCCGGCAGGTCACTGGCCTCGACGGCACCTATGCCTTCACCAATCTGCCTGGTGATAGCTATGTCCTGACCAGAGAAGACCTGACGGGGTACACGCTCAGCTACCCTGTGGCGGGTTCGTACGCGTTCTACTTGCTGGGAGGCCAGCACCTCTCGGGGATGGACTTTGGCTTTGTCCCCTGGCCCACAGCCACCCCCACCGCGACGCCCACCTCAACCGATACGCCCACACCCACCAATACCGCGACCCATACACCTACCGAGACAGCCACGCCGACCAGCACCGCTACGCCCAGTCCGACCGCCACGAACACGGCAACCCCTACCCACTCGCCTACCGCGACTGTCACCAAGACCAGTGTGCCTACTTCGACACCGACCGCCACACCCACTTTCACCCTGACGCCCACGCCTCGCGGCACTCCGGCAGGCAGCCTGTGGGATCCCATTCCTGTTGTGTGCGAAGGTCGGTACAGCGGCACCACGGTTGGTCGCCCGGCCGTGATCCAGGATTATGGCCTTTGCGGGGCAGGGCTGCTCGGACCTGAGATCATCTTTGAGTTCAAAGCAACCTACAACCTCGACCGACTGAACATCAGCCTCGCTTCTGAGGAGGACCTGGCGGCCTTTGTCCTCTCCGGCGCGAGTCCGCTCACATGTCTCTACGCTGGAGGCTCAGTGGTCATCCCGGGCATCGCCGCCGACACCAGGTTGTTGATAGCCGTGGATGGCTCCGAAGCGGGAAGCTACAGCCTGGCACTCCAGTGCCAGCCTCCTCCGGTGACAACTCCCACCGCAACAAGGACGCCGACACCAACCAGCACCGTGAGTCCTTCTCCTACGTCGACGCCGACGGCCACTCCCACCCGCACAGTCGAACCAGGCACAGCGCGGCCTGTCTACCTGCCCCTCGCCTTCCGGCCGCGACTGGAGTATCTGGTTGATTGTGGGTCTGATGTCGCCTATACGGATGGCGCCGCGCAAACCTGGAAAGCGGACCAGGCCTACCATGCGGGCGGATGGGGTTACGTGGGAGATACCGCCGCCTTTGCCGTGAGCAGGTCGATTGACAACACCACCGACCCGACCCTCTACCAGACCCAGCGCTGGTCCGAGGGCGCCTTTGGCTACCAGTTCGACGTTCCGAATGGGACATACGAAGTGGAGCTGCACTTTGCCGAGCTGTACCGACGCAGTGCCAATGCCCGCAAGTTCGATGTGATCCTCGAAGGCCAGACGGTTCTCGTCGACCTGGATGTGTTTGCCTCAGCAGGAGGAGCCTTCCGGGCGCTGGTGCGCACCTTCACAGTGACCGTTGCCGATGGCCAGCTCAACGTGGATCTCTCTCGTGGCTCTGCCGACAATCCCATGCTGAACGCCCTCAAGGTCGCCAAGCAGTAA
- a CDS encoding TGF-beta propeptide: protein MVFRVQAEATLGQSDLSEPCAHITRAVPGRIWSAEPAASALRPAALVLLTSLLSLLLMAALGQTSVLAMRSPDSSAALTASQSSGTVVVNLNPSLSNVARGQIFTVDLQLVAGSQQVDGAEVHLFFDPSYLQVVDAAGNPTDRITSSGYLSQILRNRVYTDTGRIHFAAGIYDPEEPKPSGTFPVATVRFKALWGTAGLTTPLTFGNALPFKTEVTYGGVSVLGGVEDGAVVISGEQPAATWTVTPSATLSATPTSTATATHTSTPVDTATPTATPTTTDTPSPTATPTPTATRQCVPITIWLQQGILPDASYTGVADTFLSIDEATVTHGGSISLQMKNDANGGKRPLLRFDVSRIPVGSLVTAATLHLAQDPYRKNDTFSSSVGVYAAHRNWNAAEATWYKATALDSWASAGGDGATDRSYVAETSLDIGVIPEWQWRLFPVREIVQYWVNNPAENRGVFLIGSGFSQEFRFYSSEYPVAAQRPKLEVAYCLPPPTATPTLTPTPTSTPTVTPTPTATPLPGTILGMVWNDLLGDGIMEPDAVGLAGATLYLYDSAHPEPGPPARPPLITGADGLFAFASLAPGWYTLLRENPMGYTSTTGDRFDVLVTSSASVRVNLGAWIPPTHTPTATSTLLPTATPTCTPTATVTASPTPTATVTLSPTPTATVTRSPTPTATNSPTLSPTPTETNTPEVSPTPSVTRGHYLLLPLILRAFQR, encoded by the coding sequence ATGGTATTTCGAGTTCAGGCTGAGGCAACGCTCGGGCAGTCTGATCTGTCCGAGCCCTGTGCCCATATCACGAGAGCAGTGCCGGGCCGCATTTGGTCCGCCGAGCCGGCGGCCTCGGCCCTTAGGCCAGCCGCGCTGGTTCTGCTGACGAGCCTCCTGTCTCTTCTGCTGATGGCAGCGCTTGGGCAGACGTCAGTTCTGGCCATGCGCTCGCCTGACTCTTCAGCCGCTCTGACCGCGTCCCAGTCGTCAGGGACAGTCGTGGTCAACCTCAACCCATCACTCTCCAACGTCGCCAGGGGCCAGATCTTTACCGTGGACCTGCAGCTCGTGGCTGGCAGCCAGCAGGTCGACGGCGCCGAGGTACACCTCTTCTTTGACCCGTCCTATCTCCAGGTCGTAGACGCGGCCGGCAACCCCACCGACCGCATTACCTCCAGCGGCTACCTGAGCCAGATTCTGCGCAACCGCGTGTACACTGACACGGGCCGCATTCATTTTGCCGCAGGCATCTACGACCCGGAAGAGCCCAAGCCGAGCGGAACCTTCCCTGTGGCTACGGTGCGTTTCAAGGCCCTCTGGGGGACAGCCGGACTCACCACCCCTCTCACCTTCGGCAACGCTCTGCCATTCAAGACCGAAGTCACTTACGGAGGAGTCTCTGTTCTCGGAGGGGTTGAGGACGGAGCCGTGGTCATCTCTGGCGAGCAGCCCGCGGCGACCTGGACCGTGACCCCATCGGCGACGTTGTCGGCAACCCCTACCAGCACCGCGACGGCAACGCATACATCGACACCGGTCGATACAGCCACACCTACTGCGACACCTACCACTACCGACACTCCCAGTCCCACGGCAACCCCCACCCCGACGGCGACACGACAGTGCGTCCCGATTACCATTTGGCTGCAACAGGGCATATTGCCGGATGCCTCCTATACCGGGGTTGCCGACACATTCCTGAGTATCGATGAGGCGACCGTCACCCACGGCGGAAGTATCTCCCTGCAGATGAAGAACGATGCCAATGGCGGCAAGCGGCCCCTGTTGCGGTTCGATGTGAGCCGCATTCCGGTAGGCTCTCTGGTCACGGCGGCAACGCTGCATCTGGCGCAGGATCCATACCGCAAGAATGACACCTTTTCCTCATCGGTCGGGGTCTATGCCGCTCACCGCAACTGGAACGCTGCGGAGGCCACGTGGTACAAGGCAACGGCGCTCGATTCGTGGGCCAGCGCAGGGGGCGACGGTGCTACCGACCGCAGCTATGTGGCCGAAACCAGTCTCGATATTGGCGTCATACCTGAATGGCAATGGCGTCTGTTCCCTGTGCGCGAGATCGTGCAATACTGGGTCAACAACCCTGCAGAGAACCGAGGAGTCTTCCTGATCGGCAGCGGCTTTAGCCAGGAGTTCAGGTTCTACTCCAGCGAGTACCCGGTGGCCGCTCAGCGGCCCAAGCTGGAGGTTGCCTACTGCCTCCCGCCGCCCACAGCCACTCCTACCCTGACCCCTACCCCAACGTCCACGCCAACGGTGACCCCGACGCCCACCGCCACACCGCTGCCGGGCACCATCCTGGGCATGGTGTGGAACGACCTTCTCGGTGACGGGATCATGGAGCCAGACGCGGTAGGGCTGGCCGGTGCCACCCTCTATCTGTACGATTCTGCCCACCCGGAGCCAGGGCCGCCAGCTCGCCCGCCCTTGATTACCGGAGCCGATGGCCTGTTCGCATTTGCCAGCCTGGCTCCTGGCTGGTACACTCTGCTGCGGGAGAACCCGATGGGATACACGTCGACAACGGGCGACAGGTTCGATGTTCTGGTGACCAGTTCTGCCAGCGTGCGCGTCAATCTCGGTGCCTGGATTCCTCCAACGCACACGCCGACGGCAACCAGTACCCTGCTACCAACAGCTACGCCAACGTGCACACCAACTGCCACTGTGACGGCATCACCAACGCCCACCGCCACGGTGACGCTGTCGCCCACGCCAACCGCCACGGTGACGCGGTCGCCCACGCCCACCGCCACGAACAGTCCCACACTGTCGCCAACGCCAACTGAGACGAACACACCCGAAGTATCGCCAACACCGTCTGTAACGCGCGGCCACTACCTGCTCCTGCCTCTGATCTTGAGAGCGTTTCAGCGGTGA